aaattaaactaagttaaagtgtttgaaaatacaacttctcattatatttttgttaaattgaataaagtaaattaagaAGCTGTAAGTTAGTGAAAATTTGTTTAGTGCAACTTAaggaattttttgtaaataaatagaacttatttaagatttttatggcctaaatttttttatatattttgaaaatgccCAATTTAACTCTACTCACTAACAAATTATTTAggtaatttcataaataaattgataatatacCAATTTATGTATCATATACTTtagcatcaatttttttctactcAATTATTACTTcgaaacttttttattttacattttaatcacttttcaactttttatacaattaaacACTTTTAATAAAGTATACTTTTTTGCAAAAACACCAAGATGGTTGGgtactaaatttttttcttttaaataaaaatggtaaTTATTTTACTACACTAGTCGTTATGGCACGCCTTTCCTATGTgtatataatgaatattttttacatactttaaaatatattagaaataatattataaataaaaataaaatatataaatcaatacattacattaaaaattaaaaaaaagaaaaaaaaaactaatttatcaattaatataaaatttaaaaaattaaataagttagttattttatcgaTTGAACAAtgtttttaacttataaaaaattaatgcatcAGTGTAAATTAGTGTAAGgccttttctttctcatagtataaattaataaatactttaataaaattacataaaagttGGTGCACTGAAACTCTTGATGTTATGGAATCAGAAAGTAACTGTTAGACTAACTTTTTTACAAAAGTAATTGTTATATAAGATCAATTTGGTATTCTCACACCTTTGTAGATCATAACACAAACCAACCTACATAGAATAGAAGGAAGAGTTCCAAAGTAATTCCAAACAGTCGCACGATATGTACAGCAATGGCGTAGGACATCTCCCCAGAAGCGACCCCCTCCGCTTCTCCTTCCTCCACTCCACTCGACTTGAAAACCCTCCTCAATTCGTCTCCTTCCGGATCAGACCCGGACCCGCCATCCGATCCTCACTCAACGACACTATTTCCGAGCGACCCGCCATGAGTTTCTATGAGCTGCTGGGCATACCCGAGACGGGGTCTTTGGTAGAGATCAAACAAGCGTACAAGCAGCTTGCGAGGAAGTATCACCCGGACGTGTCTCCGCCGGGTCGGGCCGAGGAGTATACCCAGGCGTTCATTAGGGTACAGGAGGCTTACGAGACGTTGTCGGATCCCAGGAGGAGAGCGTTGTATGATCGGGACATGGCCAAGGGGGTTCACCTTGCGTTTACTGCCCGTCGGCGTGGCATATTTGATGAGGTTTGCTCAACTAACtccttttactttttctcaATTGTATCAAATGATTGTGTGGGAATACGTAGCGGACAGAGCATAAATGCTGGTAGTTTTTGAATTTGGGGGTGGCGTTTTCGTGATTTGGTTAAAAAATCATCAGTCAGTTGTAGTCTTCTTAGGTTGAAATTGAGACTCTTGTGTGTTTCAAGATTGGCCATTTGATGGAGCCCGGTCTGTTACTTTGTTGTTCTGTTTTCTAATTGATATGGTTTTCTGGTTTTACAATTTTGTGGGCTAGTTTCTTGtgggaataaattataaaacaagatAAACTCTAAATGGAGTTGGAAAATTAGCAATATTATTAACCTCTTTTTGTTGATCTGTAAACGTGTATGCATATGCAAATCTGTCAAAAAATTGTTTAGATGGCGAGTGGTAATCTGGTAATGAACTTTTAGTTCACTGACGGGCCGATTTTGGTGGAAGTTTTTCTATTCAATTATGTTTTCTGGGAGGGAAGGTATATTGGTCCTAACATAATAAGATTTCTGCATTGTTGTTCAATTTCGAGTCTATATTCTTAGTATTTCTGCAAAGTGTGCTTTATACTCATTCAATTTGGCGTCAAATGTAACTGAGTAAGTTTTTTTAGTCATAGCATTAAGATAGCTAGTTTACAAGGAAGAAAATAAGGTATCTGGAGGTCTTGCTACAATTCTTGTGCATATTTAcatccaaaatattaattattatggatAATATTGTACGACCAAGAGGTCATGTTTGCTGAGAGTGTTGATAATTAACAGTGGATATATACGAATGAATATGGGAGAATGAAGGTACAGAAGGGAAGAGCCaaatgaaattactaattttgctattttgtgAGGAGGTTTGTACTGCTTCTTTTGGATCTCTGATGTCTCTAAGTCTACTCTAAGTTTGTTCACCAGAAGGagaattttatcattatctTTGATATATTAAGTTCTTGTGGTGTGTCTGAAATGGCTTACTAATTCAGTTTAGAGTTCAGCTATTTGAAGCGACATAGACATAGGTGCATCCATGGAGTCTCATCTCTAAGTGTCGCTTTCCCAGAATTAAATCAGGCTGCATTGTTCGGTACGCAAGTATTGATAACTAGATGAAATTAGGTTgacttataaatatatagaataaatgCATCTGATCTCCATAGGATAACTGAAACGTAGTGGTGATATACAGTAAGCAGATCTGTCTAGCAGCTTTAGCATTTTCAACTTCTATCTTGTATAATGTGAATGAATTCATTACATAGGCCCACATTGACTTTGTATTTGAGATTTTGATTCTAGTGCATTTCAACCCTTCTGGACCGATGAATAAGCCAAAAGCGTGGCCTTTCGTTCCAATGGCTAGATGGAATGCATTCaagatctttttctttttagaattTGGTTGCATTCGTGAGTTATAATCAATATCATGTGTCTAATAAGTGTTCTTGTGTACGAGCAGCAAATGGAAGAGAAAAGTGAATGGAAGAGCCGTTGGCAGTCTCAACTATCGGAGCTCAAGAGAAAAAGCATGCAGAAGGATTCCGACGATAACATGTCATGGGGAGCCAGAATGCGCAGAGAAAGGAATCAGTCATCCTGAATTTGCTTTGTCCTTTAATTACTAGTGTATATAGATTATAGCTTATATCTTTCTGTTTATTTTCTGGTGGTCTTAGATGGAGCATAGGGGCACTCTGCGTGAATAGCAGAAGCAGTTCAGAGACATGCTGGTTTTCATATAAACCAGAGAGCacgatgtaattatattatattttctaatattgcGCATAACTATAGGTCAGatttattagtatataatcACCTAATTGTTCACTTTATTCGTTAAATTCGCCTGCCGCCTAAGTAGCTCATGGAACCTGAACCTGGATGAAGTGATATTTTTtcgttttgttttttctttaagtGGTACTTATATTAACACCTCCATAATGATTATTCATATAATAGAGATATCTCTCCTTGTTTTTTTTCATGTGGACAGAGTTCAGAGAGAGTAGATGTGATTCTTCCTCTCTTTTATTTGGTACAAGCTTATGGCAACTGGCCGTCAGCTTTACAGGGTGAAATCTCTCTTGCTGCCCATTTCATTCCTACTGATGCAGCACTCTCCTTGGAACTCATACCACCCATTCATTAAAAGTAATAACATTTCAAAAACTGTTCAGCTTAGTTGGTGAGCCTAGGTTGTTTCCGACGACACGCTTGTGGATTTGGTTCCAAGGGCAGTATTGATAGGTAATCTGTAGGTATCCTTGTAAGCAGTCGATGGTGCTAGGGATATGGTTTGTCTATTGATGATAACAGAAGTTGAAGCTGCTCAAATTCTTTTccatgaaaattaataataataataataacatctTCCacttatatttgaaaattacaagtGTGTATCTATACGTTTAGATAATTTTCCTACTTTTGTGGTTCAAATCCGAGGTTTATCATGGATCATTCGTGCATCTTAGGCAACTTGCCTCTTGTCTAACTTGTGATAGAGCCCCTTGTAGACTCCTAAAGCCACTAAAACGAAATTCTCCcagaaaaggaacaaaaaacaaagaaatcgGTGCTTTAATGAAGACCACAACGTCGACCTTCCTGAACTCTTCACATCGAAAACgtcttgaaaatattatttgtagttatctcttttacataatataacaaaaaatacgGATACAACAATCAGTATACGATGACGTTTACCTCAAAATTGTCCCTTATAAGGGTTTTCCTCAACCAACTTTATAGTCGAGAAATTCTATCCATTACTTGGTCCCGCAACTCTTATCACCATTTTAGATGCTGGATATTTAAGCAAGTGTATACAATGTAATTCACATACAAAAAGATCCAAAATAGTAGTTTCCGGGATTGGACCAGCTTTTGGACAATTGCCTTCATAGTATTGAAGCAAAACGAAACGTTGGACCACCAATCGTTCTAATAAAATCGAATATTGCCACGCCAATGATATGGGTTCTCGAATCTTTACCAAGGCGACTGGTGGGACAAAATGCACTACGTCCTACCCTATGTGTTGATTCCCACTTGATtaaatcttgattttttacGACAATAAATGACTATAAAGATTTTGATCAGTACACATAGTGCATACCCAGTCCTCCAAGGGATCTGTGAGGTGCACCTTTGTATTCCCAttgtagtaaaaaaaaattgtggaaAACAAGAAGCACTGGGCGTCTGGTTTGTGTGCCTTTGCCTATTCAAAAGGTAATGTGGTTTTGAGAGTTACATTTAGGGTTTGATAAAGACTCTTTGTGTTGCGTTAGTGGACCTGTTGTTTTGACATCAAGAAAGGGCTTCTGTGTTTCAACATTTTAGGCCCCTTTTGTTTTCATTAGATTGATCGacagatattaataattaaagacttatttaactaaattttttaaaacatcttataaattctgaataaataaaatgccagaatttataaaatataagagtGTTTGACATAATAAGCTTTTCATACTGTAATAAAAACCGAAAAAACCACCAAactattagaatttaaaattacataatagaTCATTTTGTTGTTGGGGCAAACCATCAATTATATGAACGGTAAAAATGAAAGcctaacaaaattatgagtatatttttgtttattgaaaaaaattggtaaaattaacttttcttttaaaattttaggatcttataagctttaacaaaataaataaaattgcgAAGCGGTTGTTTGAGAGCTTAtaaacttagccaaacaccctctactATTGCCataaagtatattaattattgtttaaaaattttatttgattttacatTTGGAATGAAAATATTCTGAAAGTTATGAGAAATCTTTTAAGGGTTTTTGAAATTCTCGTTATCGATtgattttatgtatttgatattaataattaatatattaattattaaaaattaaaatttataatataattatactcgACAACTATATTATTAgagaaaaggagagagagagagagacgaaCCTTATGATATATGATTGAGACTCTCCAAGGAATTGTATGCATAAAATGAGCATCTACGCCTGTAAGGCCATCACACGCTGCTGATTTTGTGGCCGCCCCCCTCTCTTATATTGTGGAATTTGTTGATCTCAAAAAATCAAAGGAGAAATTATTCTCACGGTTCATGAAAATAGACAAGagagttttcatttttatttaatttcttaatcatATCTAATTAGCTACTTAtactataataaaacttgCTATCCGAAACCTCTTTTAATCTCTTAATCATCTCTAATTAGCTACTTAtactataataaaacttgCTATCCGAAACCAACTAAATTGAAAAGGGTTGGGGGACAGTCCAATAGTTTGGGTCTCAagatttcattatttcaacTATTGGGTATGACAATATTTCGTATCAATTCGATTATAGCTtttgcatatgtgaaaaatagtTAGACCTAATCAAATAACAAAGATGGCTACAATTATGTAAtgcacataattaatttacttgcTATCCGTACCAATTATTCATGAAAATGACCATCATTGAACTCATAGATAGCAATAGAACAATGTACACTGAATCGATTTGTCTGATTAATCAATCGTAATCATCCCGTAAAGAATACAATCAAGACAAGAAATACTTGGAGAAATCATATATACGCAAGACCTCTATCGTAATACATAACTCAGTACTTTTTTTACTACTAGTTGTTATGGCACGCTGTCCCtttgtgcatataataaatttttttttatgctttaaaatatattatgcataataataaaatatataaaccaacatgTTACATTTcaataagtatataaataaataaataaatttaatttaaatatattatcgaCACAAAAAAATACTTGGAGAAATCATATATACGCAAGACCTCTATCGTAATACATAACTCAGTACTTTTTTTACTACTAATTGTTATGGCACGCTGTCCCtttgtgcatataataaatttttttttatgctttaaaatatattatgcataataataaaatatataaatcaacatgTTACATTTcaataagtatataaataaataaataaatttaatttaaatatattatcgacacaaaaaattagttttgcAGGTGTCACAAACCGTCGTTTGTGAATGAGAAACgatctttcttttattatattagtatgctttatttattttatgaacaaGCTTGTGCGTAAAGTGctgtttgaattaaattatataataaattgatctaataatatataaacatcaaaagaacattatttaataataaaacaatatgaTCACAGAAACACATTATAACAATACGGTGATATCATCGATTTAAATTCTTACAtctatcaattaatattaaaaaaagatagatgaataataaaaaattaattaactagtTGATCTCATCGacatatttatacatgtgtattatacaacaacaataaaaatattaattagtattatagTTGTTCTTATTgtctttaatattattttgtcgattatcaaacttttgtacaaaattacaaaaaaatgtagtatattattactattttcattaatattaatatttggcCGAACACAACCTATCCGGTCAACGTAAATATAAAGCCGAATCAGATTGTCaaaatacattcattttttcccCCTAAATTCGTCAAGAAAAGAACACAACTCGAAGATCTTATTAATATAACCACTATTTGCAAGAAACAATACTATTTTACCATTTATTTCCACAACCAACATTTCCTAAACAATCTGTCGTCAAGTCTTGAAGAATTGTTGATATGATTAATTGGTAGAAGAACTACATGCACAACTTCTAAATTTGCCATTGCTCATGAAGaacattacataaaatttaaaagctTTAGataagaggaaaagaaaaaggctcACTCAAACCACAATGAAAAGTCCATATTTGGATGCACAACACATTCATAACTTGTTCATGCCATAAGACCCTCCCTTTTCAACTCCAATTTAAGCTCTTCAATCTCATTCTCCGGCAATATCGCCATAACACTCCTCCCCCCATCGTCCCCTTTCGGCCCCGGAAGCACCAAAATTGTCCCTTCCTCTCCAACTCCCTCAATCCTATAGCTAATGTTGACCGGCCTCTGCCCCCTATACTCAAACGCATAAAATCTTGCGTCTTCAAGGTTCACAAAAGTCAATTTTGCACCATAAACGATGAAATCTGGCAGTCCGCCATCTCTCTCCATAGCTTCTTCGatcttctctctctcatccAACGCCCCGTTTTGCACCAACAACGCTAGCTCACTAGGGTTGGAGTCCAATATCTGAAAATTAGCGTTAACCACACTCACAACTTGACTATTGCTCAAAGTACCATCACACGTCTTGCTTTCTTCACTTCCCTTGCAAATTGTCACAACATTGGAGTCCCATTCCCGAATTTTGGCAATGCATTGCCAAATGACAGCTGAAAGAGCTTCAAATGCACCAAATTGAGTTCCATTTGGACTTAGCTTTGATTGAAGATGGCTCAATTGTGTAGGTGTGACATTGAAGGAGAAGGCTTCCATCTTGCATTTAGTGACATTGACCCAATGATCTCCAACCGGCCCGACCCGTTTGATGGATAGCGGATCGTCACCGACTTTTTCCGGGCCATTGGGGGTTGTAACCTTTGTGCGAGAATGGGCCAAACTAGTGGGCTGGCCCAGATCATACCCCGCCACTGCCCGGCCCAACATGTTCATGAATTCTGCGGCCGAGAACGCATCGCCAAGAACATGGGACCAACTTAGGCCCACAGCCGTTCCTCCACATTTGAATTTAGTTAACTGCATAAAAATGTATCTTATCAAAAGggaataattacttttttttctgaatttttttatttttttcagtattattgaaaatgaggAGGAGTTACTATAAAATTACCACTTAATTTCTTCTGTCACTAATCactctcctttttcttttgtttttgtattgattttaaaatttagaaat
The window above is part of the Sesamum indicum cultivar Zhongzhi No. 13 linkage group LG7, S_indicum_v1.0, whole genome shotgun sequence genome. Proteins encoded here:
- the LOC105166524 gene encoding chaperone protein dnaJ 20, chloroplastic-like, with translation MYSNGVGHLPRSDPLRFSFLHSTRLENPPQFVSFRIRPGPAIRSSLNDTISERPAMSFYELLGIPETGSLVEIKQAYKQLARKYHPDVSPPGRAEEYTQAFIRVQEAYETLSDPRRRALYDRDMAKGVHLAFTARRRGIFDEQMEEKSEWKSRWQSQLSELKRKSMQKDSDDNMSWGARMRRERNQSS
- the LOC105166525 gene encoding protein ECERIFERUM 26-like, producing MVVSSPAMAADGLVYNIKISSVGPANVTGSDLIYEPETMGLAMKLHYIRGIYYFGSQAFEGLSTLVIKEPMFTWLNKYPQVCGRFRRTETGRAYLKCNDCGVRFVEAKCDKTLDEWLEMKDATLEKLLVRDQALGPELGFSPLVYIQLTKFKCGGTAVGLSWSHVLGDAFSAAEFMNMLGRAVAGYDLGQPTSLAHSRTKVTTPNGPEKVGDDPLSIKRVGPVGDHWVNVTKCKMEAFSFNVTPTQLSHLQSKLSPNGTQFGAFEALSAVIWQCIAKIREWDSNVVTICKGSEESKTCDGTLSNSQVVSVVNANFQILDSNPSELALLVQNGALDEREKIEEAMERDGGLPDFIVYGAKLTFVNLEDARFYAFEYRGQRPVNISYRIEGVGEEGTILVLPGPKGDDGGRSVMAILPENEIEELKLELKREGLMA